The Euwallacea similis isolate ESF13 chromosome 18, ESF131.1, whole genome shotgun sequence sequence TCTATTGATGCCCAATTGCCCATTAAACTTCTTAACTAGTTCAGCAACCACACATAGGTACTTACTTCATTGTAGTTTAAATGaataatgaacatttttccttcataatttattttatgtatgtCTAGCCATTTGAAATGGTGGGTCTTCCTACTTCTTTGGAACGTTAGAATTCCACTATAATTAATTCCTAAATAAAGCTGAGTACCTTTGTGGTCCTGCAACAAGTCCTAATTGAGATTTTTGTAGAAAGGTTCTTTTATTAAGAAGACAATAAAGTGTATGCAGTCCCCATTTACAACTCACTTTAACAGGATGAGGATCAACCCCATAGGTATCAAGTTGGCaggtcaattttaaaaaactagtTTCAACTTGTGACTGGTCTTGCccttttaattgtttttgatgaaTATCCATTGCTTTTTCTTCTATGGTTTGAGTTTGTTTAAGGAGGACCTTGAGATCACCTCCATAATGGCCTACATGAATTTCAGGGTCATAATTTCCTAGATCTCCTAAAGAAGAGGGGGTTTCAATGTCTTAACACCAGAAAACAGTGGAACCAACCTTGTAGAAGTAGCGCCATCAACATTGCGGCCTCACTAGAGCCGCAATAAAGGCGACCATGCAACAAATCTCTTTTCATctgaagaaatatttgatatcTAGTGATCTCTTCTTTAAGCCGGAAGGGATCTGGAGGATAAAACTTCACTCGGAAACTAAAGAGAACTGGATCCAAGTCTTTTACTTGCTTCAATATGGATTTTCCTAAATCCAGCCAGTGCTGAACAGAGTTAAAAATGGATGTTTGTCATATTTATGAATATTCTGGtagttaaatttatgaatattctggtagttaaattttttttttggtggtcAACCATGATTTCTGacaaatgtgtatttttaaatagagagATTGATAGAGGGATATCTAGACAAAAAGAGCATTTAGTTACTAATACCTTAGATACTTATAGATATCTTAGGAGTATCTATTAGCTGACATACTTTTTGACCAAAGTATCTATTAAGTAACCAAATACACAGAGAGTCCTAGCTCTATTTAGACACTACATATCACTGTACAGGAGGGACAAAATTCAAAGTTCTCCATTGAAATCAATACAAGGTACAAGGTAAGTTAAATTGTGGAATTAGCTACTTGcaacatttttaagaattaaaagatgGCAAGTGGTTCTGGAGGTATccacgaaaaaataaaaatttgcaacaCATACatcaacaaaattatattaatactCACTCGCTGACCATTGTTATCCACATACCGAAGACCAAAATAATCCTGTTCAATAATGTTTAATTGTTGGCATACATATTCAAGCAGTTGGTTTCCTTTATCATGAGGCTAGAAGGGGTGCAAATATGACACGTTGAAATATGCTCCAACATgaataattaccctgtattCGCATTCTAATATTTCAGTATCTTCTAAAAGTCGGACTGTGCATTTATAAACAATGTTGCTGTCATGTTTGGAACCAAATTTTAGCATTGTTTATGAACTCCGGAGGAATTCGGAAGTAATACTTGAAATTCCAATTAATTTAACGGCAAACATtacaaattatataaaaacaaaactactTAAAGGGTATTTGTtgttaacataatttttttttgattgCAAATTGTGTCATCGACATATGTTCGATGTTGCTTCGTTTCGATGACAGCGCGGGGTTGCCAGTATTTTCCACACCTATAGACAACGTTTCCTGAGAGTGATTCATTTGAGCTCGCCACTTGAATAATGCGACCGCTTATATAGGGTGTATCAGAAATAAgtacgttaattttaactgatgATACATCTCGTTAAGggcaacattttttctatgtacTATTTTCCTCGAAAACCACTTTTCATTCTTACATTTCCCTCTTTAAAATTCATGACACGCCAATGATGCTTGTTGTCgagttaatattatttttcagaaaaaaggATCGAAAATTGACCTGCAGTTACGTTAGGTCCTTTtggaatttactttttaaaaagtaaactaAATACAAGTTGatagtataatttattaattcgtACACGTTTTACACTCTCATAGAGGACGATTTAAATATGACTATCTACTACTAATTGTCCTGagcttttataataaaaaggtGCTGAATTCGAAAAATCTGGAGcatgttattgtttttgttgacAACACGTGGGGCATGTGTTATTACCTTTGCATTGGAAATGATCATATAACTCTGCTGATACGCGTACTTTcgtcaaaaattaaatttatttggtgCTGCGGCTTTACGTTCGGTGTGtgaagcaatttaaatttattaaaaatggttcttttttcaaataacgaATACATAGACATGAACttactttataaataaatcttgtgttacaatttaaaaaataaatcaccaATAATCCTAAACATTTCAGAGGTTAAGAATTCGGCGTAGGTATAAAAAGTTGCCAACCTTTTTTGCGGTTGTTTTTGGAATGTATTTATCGATGAGTCGAGtaatgaaatttctcaaaaactattttaaattttatcttgatAATAAGGGGTGatcgaaaaaaaagtattaaggAAAGTTATTGCCCTTGAAGAGTTCTACcaccagttaaaattaacgtacATATTTCTGATACGCCCTCTATAGGCGATTGCTGTTGCTGAGAAAACTGAATTAgggtaaaaaattttgaaagtaacACCACCGTGTTTCTTCTGGTGTGGTATGAGATGAGATATTATGTCAAACgtaaggaaaaaatactttcttttGTAACATTTGTATTTTGTGTTCAGCAGCGGCCAACAATAGAAAACCCCACTAAAATTCCATTTATCGCCTAAAAACCGCACGTCACAACTAATTTTGTCGCCAATTGAGAATATGATGTCGCGCAATTGGGGATAAATCGCCTATACTGGCAACCGTGTAATAATCCTGACTCATGCGGTAGGTGGCGTAAGAATCTATAGCTTCAGTTTTTGTATACGATCGCTATCTTTTAGATGTAAGTAGACAAAAGGaagagatatttttgaaaacgaagaaaCCTCTGTAAGGTAAACCATGATTAGACTGAAGTAGAGGTCTATCTTAAGCTTTGCAAGTGCTTGACACTATCGTGAATCCATGAAAAcattgttttctttcttcttagTTTATATGGCGGTATTGTCATATCAACctctacaaattttattttgtctgTAGTTGCTGTTTGGTCCAAAAAAGCTCCTTACTTCATGTTTGGCTCGAGGAACTGGTTGCTCCTTAACGTGAGGTCCTTAAGGTTAATGCCTTCCTCTGAGATGGTGTACTCCAAGTATTTGCTTCGGGAAcaaggttagttcaggctTCACTTCTTGTATTTTGACTTCAAGTGAGGATCCTGTAACTTGccgaaaattcttttaaattttccagacGTTTGTTTACTGAAAATATCATTGATGTTATACGAAAAACCCCTTTCTTTCGCCGGTGTTTTATCCGCGGCAGCCGCACATTAGACTTAACAAAATTCAATCGGTCTGATTACCCTGTATCTATGTATGtaataaaaacgaattaaGTAGtacataatttcattaatgatCTTATCTGCATCCAGCAACATGGTTGTGTGAATAGAATATGTACTGTGTCAAGCTTTTGTGTCTTTACTATTCATACCTCTAAAGTTATTTTGATTAGAGGCCAGTTGAATGCGATACACAGTGCGTTCCAAAGTTATGCTAAACTTAAGGAGATTATGGAGAAAATTGCTGTGGaccatttttccatttccattgttttgtttccattCCATTCCATTGTGGACCATTTCAGACAGAAACTCttagttaaaaatgaattcttttGGCTTCAgagttatttttgttcaaaaacgtAATATTAACTCGAAAAAAACAACGAtatttaattcgtttttattaaaaataacgcaaaataaattataagaaaggttcaaaataaattgaaccgAGCACCCTTTATAAAATGTGCAGAAATTGCTGCACGAAAAAAGCTGCCGACACTCTTCTCAACAATTCCTCTGCGGTGACTACAGAAATTTCATACACCAACGACTTGATGTAGccccagaggaaaaaatctaacagGCTTAAATCGGGACTTCACGCTGACCATCTGGTAGGTCTGCCTCTTCCAATCCATTGTCCCTTAAAATGTTGGTTTAGATGATTCTGCACAGTACGGGCAAAATGTGCAGGTGCAGCGTCATATTAGAACCACGTTTTATCCCGTATATCCATAAGAATGTGTGAAGAGAGAATTTAGATGAATGTTGCAAGCTAGCCGAGCTGGAATTAGTAATGGGACAATTAAAGTCGCCAATAATACCGGCTCACATATTAATAGCAAAGTAGTTTTGACGAGCTATTTGAGATTTGAGTAAATCTTTGCTTATTATTTAgccatataaaaaaaatacatgtaaaGTAAATTATcgaattgaaaattgtaacTGAAATATTCATCAAAAACAAACGGTTTATTTCCGTATTTAATTCTTAcaattacatatttgaaaactatttacTAAGTATCTTGATATGGAATTTCAATTCCTTCTCTACTTCATCCACTCACTTCGTCACTACTAGGAGGGCCCCTTCAGCACACAACACGGGGGAACGTGGACGTCAGGGCAGTGACCGTCAACTAGGCCCGGTACCGCGTCATgcttcaagaatttttaattcttcatcttgaaggaaataaaattgacgTCAACCGCATCGGGTTTCAACAGGATGGAGCTACAGCTCACACGATAAGAATTTCTATGGATTTCCTAAGAGCGGCTTTCCCTCGACGCGTGATTTCCCGAAATGGTGATGTTCTTTGGGGAATGTTCCCCCGATTTGACCCTCTctgatttctttctttggggcTACTTGAAGTCTAAAGTGTATGTCAACGAATCAAGAAccatccaaaaattaaaagaagctATCAGAAATGAAATCACGGCGAGTCCAGACGATATGGTTCAAAAAGTAATGAGAAATTTCAACGACCACCTGGAAGAATACATTGCAACCAAGTATCGCCATTTAAATtaggttatttttaaaatgtaatgtttttgattttgtctttttggcaataaaattttctaaatttctctACACATTGAGTTTATGTTCAACCCTATAtgatcaaaattaaaattttgacaggattttaaaattcgtcCGTTTTGGTTTcatcactctgtataaataTAACTGGGTCCCCTCCTAGTCTCAACATCATCGAATTCCCAGTTGGACTTGTTGTCATTTCGATATCAGAAAAGTCTatatgtttcttttttcaaaattccttaGGACGTGCACGTATTCAACATCGATGCGTCGTGCTGTTTTGGAGACATATATGTGGCCTTCCTGTGGTGCTAGATCAACTCCATTgtcataatttctttttactgATATAGAAACGTTTTCCAATAGAAAGGCACCAGGAtaacacatattttttcaacgtattctataaataaagaatattgGCACCTCTATGCACTGCTTGGTCTCGAGATGCTtatgaagtaaattttttgatcGAATCGAAAAATAGGAgaactttgttattttgatgttaaaattgtagattttgaaCCCAAACCAGCtgtaaaaatttgctttcattaaattaccaagaaaaaaacctcataaatgaaattgtataacaagtttcatataaaaatataacaaattattgCACATTTAAGACAAGAGCAATAGCACAGTGGTCAGGTTTTAGCCGAGTCTCCCGATTCTTCGCTGAAGAACTGCTCCAAGTCGTTTTGGTCAAAATCCAACTGAATTTCCTCCAGAATGGGCCCATTGTGGTTCTTTGATAATTTCACTTCTGTAACAGATCTCCTGAACTTAGTCACtcttaaaacattattttcataacttaCTTGGAATGGTTCCTAAGCTTTTGTACACTTCTAAATCACTCTTAAAAGCCTCATGAAACACCTTTTGTCTTTCTTCAAGCAGCAATTTCTTACTGCTTTCTACTTCTAAAACCTTCTTTTGATATTCCTCTTCAAGTGCACTTTGCATCTTCTCCAAAGTagctaaaaatgtttcaatgcAATTTAAGAATCGCTAAAGAATGAACTCACCTAATTTTCGCTCCTCATAGCTTTGCATGTGTCCATGATGTCTCGACACCATTCGTTCAAACTCCTGTTGATCAAGGAAATCTTCCAATTGCTCCAGCTTTTCCTCAGCTTCTTTGCAAGACTCGTAAAGCCTTTGCACTTGCTTAAGACACTGCGAAATATTGTTGGTTAAATTAGAGCCAGTTAATAAGTGAGATATTAAATCCATATCAGATTTGCTTCGGGAGATCTTAGAGGACACATCTTCAATTTGGATAGAAACATCTTGGGCTGCTTTGGCGTTGAGCTCGTTTAAAGCATGTAACTCCTCCCAGTGTTGCTGAAAATGGTGCAGGATTGGAGCCCCTGTTCGAGGGTTGTAAAGAGCagtttgtttttgagattttgcaGGAGTGTCATCTGATCCGAAGAGGCTGACGTTGCTTTTTACTTGAAGGAGTTTGTGTCTAATGCCACTAAACATCGTGGAAGCatagttttaatgttaaaaaaagatttttttcatttgaggaatgtatcaaaataaatatcagcTGTTGCTTCGTTTCTGTATCCTCAACCAATGACGTTTGATTATGGAAACGTTTATTACGTTCGAAGCCGTGAGGTGGCAACACCGCATGATAGATTTGTTGAGTGATTTTTGTTGattgtaaattattgaaaaggAACATTAATgtaataatgataaatataGTTGAATAACGACGTattgaaagaattttttttaattaaaaaatcgaaacactaaaacaaattttattcctacaatttattaggaaaaacCGCAGAACAATATACAATTTctaaacattttgattttaatcaTTACCGCATGACCGCAACAAGTTTTATCGCACTGCCTAGCTTCAAGACACCCCCCAGACACCTAACCAGCCACCCCCCGAACGGAGCCTTTTTAGGGCATTTCGAGGGGCTTTTCTGGTTTTCCGACTGTTCGTATTGTTCCACCGCCTGCCTTTCCAACTCCTGGAACACGTTCGTGTTTGAAGCGTTGTATTGCTCCAACGCCTGCAGCTCCAACTCTTCTGAAGATATGCTGGTGATTGGAACAAGGTCGTGTTCATCCGACACAACCTTGGCAGTAAAACTCCTTAACTCTTGAGCCTCCTCTTTGTGACGATTTAACACCGAGGGCACGCGATAATGTTGCTGCTGCCCAGGAGGGAGAATGTTGGTTTTGGTGGGGGGTTGTACAATCCAACCCCCAGAGGGCACCACCAATTGATGGCGGGGTGGGAGTACCACGGTCCTGTAAGCAGGGAAACGTTGGTTTGAGTAAGGCACAGAAGTGTTTTGCAGCAGTGGGTAGTAGGTGGTCTGCCTGAAGTTCATGATGTTTGTGTTGAGAATGAGGGCAGTTGACAATATCCTAgggaaaataatggtggttgGGGGAAAGTGTGTTGTAGAAACAGAGGGGGGCAATAGGCCTCGAATTCGCCCAGCAGGGTTGTAGAGGCACCTCTGTTGGCAGGGTAGAAGAGGAAGAAGGTTCTTCAGTTGAGGATCAGGTAAGTATTCAATAGAAGCCTTCTTAGAGGGAGAGTAATTAGGTGGTAAGTGCGAAGAGGAGGGGCCTTGCAACACTGCGGAGTAGAGCCTGCGATGCTTAGCTCCCTTTTGTAGAGGCTCAAGCCACGACTGAGCTTCTgcttgtttcttaaaaatccACGTTTTCTGCTCTTTGAGGCTCTTCGTCAATATCTATATAGGAAACGCTATCAAGTCCTCAATTAGAGAAGTTATTGCGGGTTTAACCTTGATGTTATCCTCCTGCTCTTTCCTTTCTGATGGTGCGGCCACCAGATCGGAAAACATTTGATCGGCAGAGGATTTGCAAAGGAATAGATTGCGGGGTTTGGTCTTGGGATGCAAGCCAAAGTAGGAGAAGCACTGAGCGTCCCAGATTTCCTTAATGCTGCTTGAGACTGGTTGTAGAACAATTGATAAGGTTAGAGGGTGTAAGTGGAGGAGTGGGGGAAGCGATATACCTGTTCGTAGTTTCAAGACCATTTCATTGAAGTTTGAGGCACTGAGGAATGGAGACTCGAAAGCCGCTT is a genomic window containing:
- the Dysb gene encoding dysbindin protein homolog, coding for MFSGIRHKLLQVKSNVSLFGSDDTPAKSQKQTALYNPRTGAPILHHFQQHWEELHALNELNAKAAQDVSIQIEDVSSKISRSKSDMDLISHLLTGSNLTNNISQCLKQVQRLYESCKEAEEKLEQLEDFLDQQEFERMVSRHHGHMQSYEERKLATLEKMQSALEEEYQKKVLEVESSKKLLLEERQKVFHEAFKSDLEVYKSLGTIPKVKLSKNHNGPILEEIQLDFDQNDLEQFFSEESGDSAKT
- the LOC136414835 gene encoding LOW QUALITY PROTEIN: uncharacterized protein (The sequence of the model RefSeq protein was modified relative to this genomic sequence to represent the inferred CDS: substituted 1 base at 1 genomic stop codon); translation: MSKVEQQQAFQTVAHSADPTWTSELCSFQKASMNLYLAVLQYNRYQDAKWAHLMPRTVRDSIPNSKLARYGNYEYNDARELSYTPMVIRYQRLYHTFNNNEAREPWMLEEIDDLLTGFLSGGEDGTGEDSSNFVQLSEAAFESPFLSASNFNEMVLKLRTVSSSIKEIWDAQCFSYFGLHPKTKPRNLFLCKSSADQMFSDLVAAPSERKEQEDNIKVKPAITSLIEDLIAFPIXILTKSLKEQKTWIFKKQAEAQSWLEPLQKGAKHRRLYSAVLQGPSSSHLPPNYSPSKKASIEYLPDPQLKNLLPLLPCQQRCLYNPAGRIRGLLPPSVSTTHFPPTTIIFPRILSTALILNTNIMNFRQTTYYPLLQNTSVPYSNQRFPAYRTVVLPPRHQLVVPSGGWIVQPPTKTNILPPGQQQHYRVPSVLNRHKEEAQELRSFTAKVVSDEHDLVPITSISSEELELQALEQYNASNTNVFQELERQAVEQYEQSENQKSPSKCPKKAPFGGWLVRCLGGVLKLGSAIKLVAVMR